A stretch of the uncultured Cohaesibacter sp. genome encodes the following:
- the lpdA gene encoding dihydrolipoyl dehydrogenase, translating into MNRKKGSKSCDVLVLGAGPGGYAAAIRAGQAGLKVVIVEGEKAGGTCLNVGCIPSKALIHAASRFHQTKMAERDNPFGISLGSGSVEIDLSKTIDWKDGIVARLNKGVEGLLKKAGVELVTGWGRMLDGKTCEVSGKDDPVLIHAEHVILATGSVTTSLQSLPFGDKVISSTEALALTHVPDKLVVVGGGYIGLELGTAFAKFGSEVHVVEFADHILPHYDREIGKVVLQSLKSLGVTVSTGASAKHLSEDDSGLVVALADGSEEILPADKILVTVGRKPRLDGWGAKSLYLTMRDGFIAINDKCQTSMTDVYAIGDLTGEPMLAHRAIAQGELVADILAGKPRRFDPAAIPAICFTDPEVVSVGLSPDEATSRGYETAIGQFPFAANGKAMAGAAETGFVRVVARKDNNLVLGIQAVGKGVAELSAAFGLALEMGARLEDIAGTIHAHPTQGEALQEAALGALGHPLHI; encoded by the coding sequence ATGAATCGGAAAAAAGGATCGAAATCCTGCGATGTGCTGGTTCTGGGCGCCGGGCCGGGGGGCTATGCTGCGGCCATTCGGGCAGGGCAGGCGGGATTGAAGGTGGTGATTGTTGAAGGGGAGAAGGCCGGTGGCACCTGCCTTAATGTCGGTTGCATCCCGTCCAAGGCGCTGATCCATGCAGCGTCCCGGTTCCACCAGACCAAGATGGCCGAACGGGACAATCCGTTTGGCATCAGCCTTGGAAGCGGCTCTGTTGAAATTGACCTTTCCAAGACCATCGACTGGAAGGATGGCATTGTTGCCCGGCTCAACAAGGGCGTTGAAGGCTTGCTGAAAAAGGCCGGGGTCGAACTGGTCACGGGCTGGGGGAGAATGCTCGATGGCAAGACGTGCGAGGTGAGTGGCAAGGATGACCCTGTGCTGATCCATGCCGAGCATGTCATTCTGGCGACCGGATCGGTGACGACTTCGCTGCAGTCCCTGCCTTTTGGCGACAAGGTTATTTCCTCCACCGAAGCGCTGGCGCTGACCCATGTGCCAGACAAGCTGGTGGTGGTCGGTGGCGGCTATATCGGCCTTGAACTTGGCACGGCCTTTGCCAAATTTGGCTCTGAGGTGCATGTGGTGGAATTTGCAGATCATATCCTGCCCCATTATGACCGGGAGATCGGCAAGGTGGTGTTGCAGTCGCTCAAAAGCCTCGGTGTGACGGTCTCGACCGGAGCGTCCGCCAAACATTTGAGCGAGGATGACTCCGGTCTGGTGGTTGCCCTTGCCGATGGCAGCGAAGAGATCCTGCCTGCGGACAAGATTTTGGTCACAGTGGGGCGCAAGCCGCGTCTTGATGGCTGGGGGGCGAAGAGCCTTTATCTGACCATGCGGGACGGCTTCATCGCGATCAATGATAAATGCCAGACTTCGATGACCGATGTATATGCGATTGGCGATCTCACCGGTGAACCGATGCTGGCTCATCGGGCGATTGCCCAGGGAGAGCTGGTGGCTGACATTCTGGCGGGCAAACCGCGGCGGTTTGATCCAGCGGCAATCCCGGCCATTTGCTTCACCGATCCGGAAGTGGTTTCCGTCGGTTTGTCGCCCGATGAAGCAACGTCAAGAGGTTATGAGACGGCAATTGGGCAGTTTCCCTTTGCGGCCAATGGCAAGGCGATGGCGGGGGCCGCTGAAACCGGCTTCGTGCGGGTGGTGGCGCGCAAGGATAACAATCTGGTGCTAGGGATTCAGGCGGTTGGCAAGGGCGTTGCTGAACTCTCAGCGGCCTTCGGGTTGGCACTGGAAATGGGTGCAAGGCTTGAAGATATTGCCGGAACTATCCATGCTCATCCCACGCAGGGAGAAGCCTTGCAGGAAGCGGCTTTGGGCGCGCTGGGGCATCCGTTGCATATCTGA
- a CDS encoding YiiX/YebB-like N1pC/P60 family cysteine hydrolase: MLLLLLGLDMGISLYRDKPLFSNLFTVITRSYANTIGLIEIRHGHLTDHPKLIEAISEGLKPFDILMIAAPFKATAMTTPGHYTHVAIWLGDEADWRRHHWDKEPRYKKLFAAIHDGRSVVQSDRFGVRMGSLEDLLNADEVTIFRSDSLQQADFYFDRIVENMGKAYDYNLDGLNQQQVICTELVFSIFPDLPVNMTRWLGRSFIIPDQIKQGLEQASSWKSWLYADAETEKSARLEE, from the coding sequence ATGCTGTTGCTGCTGCTTGGCCTCGACATGGGCATCAGCCTTTATCGAGACAAACCACTCTTCAGCAATCTATTCACCGTTATAACCCGCTCTTACGCCAACACAATCGGCCTGATAGAAATACGCCACGGCCACCTAACGGACCATCCCAAACTGATTGAGGCGATAAGCGAAGGTCTCAAACCCTTTGATATTCTCATGATTGCCGCGCCTTTCAAGGCCACCGCAATGACCACACCGGGCCATTATACCCACGTGGCCATTTGGCTTGGTGATGAAGCAGACTGGCGCAGGCATCATTGGGACAAGGAGCCGCGTTACAAAAAGCTGTTTGCCGCCATTCATGATGGCCGCTCGGTGGTGCAATCGGATCGCTTCGGCGTCCGCATGGGCAGCCTTGAAGACCTGCTCAATGCAGACGAAGTCACCATTTTCCGCTCAGACAGTTTACAACAGGCCGATTTTTACTTTGACCGCATCGTGGAAAATATGGGAAAAGCCTATGACTACAATTTGGACGGGCTCAACCAGCAACAAGTGATCTGCACAGAATTGGTCTTCAGCATCTTTCCCGACCTGCCGGTCAATATGACCCGATGGTTGGGACGTAGCTTCATCATCCCAGATCAGATCAAGCAAGGTCTAGAGCAGGCAAGCAGCTGGAAAAGCTGGTTATATGCAGATGCTGAGACCGAGAAGAGCGCCAGACTCGAAGAGTGA
- a CDS encoding MMPL family transporter: MQSLGLHKAAPKIASNAPLIAAIAIAITLLTAYLMVTQTRFTGDITDNLANESESYRNFVALENQFRAFSQDELLLIKSADLSDPDTYEAFQAFLLDLQFASQVEAAFSIFSLPDAADGAAATADETDEPAAPAFFLTSPENRSKPIAERLSSLRQQVPLADKMLSEDFTVTVISLMTAPTEDGKSTKLTPESLAEIRTLAAPYHEAFTLSFVGIPEIQRTIRDALHGDQTNLTIASILLCVVVAGAIFRSWRGALICSVPPVTGVIWYFGFLALFSIPVDFLTTIVPTMVIVVAFADGVHLYMSIQRKRADGLPQTEAISYAIATTGPACFLASLTTSLAFVGIGLSGASTMERLSFTGAVGIMLAFLSVILIVPTLSHFLLKSDKVSKVAAPRFLQSPARPAIWLATFHRKTILSAACALSVGLIAIHIALPASFRVTDYLSQDLQIRKDEVLIEKKLGGTGQLYAILKDPDGQKGLSASDRATFEAILTSLNKHITKPIDPAPIVSMMQRLEGADLPQDNVILSRFVSKDRLAYLIPIPLGTMLSAEQISAYADGLIAGLKADGLDGRVTLAGLSLLTAKETPTLISDLRTGLIGAIIIVILAIMVLVRSVRFGIAFLLPNLIPILTVEAYFWIIDRPLNMTAVIALTIAFGIAVDNSIHLLNQYRLCRHTKPDDSHSQAMAHAIGTITPAVLATTMLLVAGLGMTQLSSLPSVILFGQLVITALFVALLADLYILPSFLLALDRRSEKRPE, translated from the coding sequence ATGCAAAGTCTTGGTCTGCACAAGGCGGCTCCCAAAATTGCCTCCAACGCCCCGTTGATCGCCGCAATCGCGATAGCGATCACCCTGTTGACCGCCTATTTGATGGTAACGCAAACGCGGTTCACTGGCGACATCACCGACAATCTGGCCAATGAAAGCGAGAGCTATCGCAATTTTGTGGCGCTTGAGAACCAGTTTCGCGCCTTCTCGCAAGACGAGCTTTTGTTGATCAAGAGCGCAGATCTCTCCGATCCGGACACCTATGAGGCCTTTCAGGCATTCCTGCTCGATCTGCAATTTGCCTCGCAGGTCGAGGCGGCCTTCTCGATCTTTTCCCTGCCAGATGCTGCCGATGGGGCAGCAGCCACGGCAGATGAAACAGACGAACCGGCAGCGCCTGCCTTCTTCCTGACCAGTCCGGAGAACCGCAGCAAACCCATTGCCGAACGCCTGTCATCCTTGCGCCAACAGGTGCCGCTGGCCGACAAGATGCTCAGCGAAGACTTCACCGTGACGGTCATCTCCCTGATGACCGCCCCGACAGAGGACGGCAAATCCACCAAACTCACCCCGGAAAGCCTTGCCGAAATCCGCACCCTTGCCGCCCCCTATCACGAGGCTTTCACCCTGTCCTTTGTTGGCATCCCGGAAATCCAGCGCACCATTCGCGATGCCCTGCATGGGGATCAGACCAATCTGACCATCGCCTCGATCCTGCTCTGCGTTGTGGTGGCCGGTGCCATTTTCCGCTCCTGGCGCGGCGCGCTGATTTGTTCTGTGCCACCAGTTACCGGCGTGATCTGGTATTTCGGTTTTCTGGCGCTATTCTCCATTCCGGTTGATTTCCTGACCACCATCGTGCCGACCATGGTCATCGTCGTCGCTTTTGCCGACGGGGTGCATCTCTATATGTCGATCCAGCGCAAAAGAGCCGACGGCCTGCCACAAACAGAAGCGATCAGCTATGCGATTGCGACAACGGGACCGGCCTGTTTCCTTGCCAGTCTGACCACCTCACTGGCCTTTGTCGGCATCGGCCTGAGTGGGGCCTCGACCATGGAGCGCCTGTCCTTCACCGGAGCTGTCGGCATCATGCTGGCTTTCCTGTCGGTCATTCTGATCGTGCCGACCTTGTCCCACTTTCTGCTCAAAAGTGACAAGGTTAGCAAGGTCGCCGCACCGCGCTTCCTGCAAAGCCCGGCTCGCCCGGCCATCTGGCTTGCCACCTTCCATCGCAAGACCATCCTCAGCGCCGCTTGTGCCCTGTCCGTCGGTCTGATCGCCATTCACATTGCCCTGCCAGCCAGTTTCCGCGTGACGGATTATCTCTCCCAGGATCTGCAAATCCGCAAGGACGAAGTTCTGATCGAGAAGAAGCTCGGCGGCACGGGCCAGCTTTATGCCATTCTGAAAGACCCCGACGGCCAAAAGGGACTGAGCGCCTCAGACCGGGCAACCTTCGAGGCCATTCTCACCTCGCTTAACAAACATATCACCAAGCCAATCGACCCCGCACCAATTGTCTCCATGATGCAAAGGCTTGAGGGCGCCGACCTGCCGCAGGACAATGTGATCCTGTCGCGCTTTGTCAGCAAGGATAGACTGGCCTATCTGATACCGATTCCGCTTGGCACCATGCTCTCGGCAGAGCAGATCAGCGCCTATGCCGATGGTTTGATCGCCGGATTGAAAGCCGACGGTCTTGATGGCCGTGTCACTTTGGCAGGCCTGTCACTCCTGACAGCCAAGGAAACACCGACGCTGATTTCCGACCTTCGCACCGGCCTCATCGGTGCCATCATCATTGTCATTCTGGCGATCATGGTGTTGGTCCGCTCGGTGCGGTTCGGCATTGCCTTCCTGTTGCCAAACCTTATCCCGATCCTGACAGTGGAAGCCTATTTCTGGATCATTGATCGACCGCTCAACATGACCGCAGTCATTGCGCTCACTATTGCCTTTGGTATCGCGGTCGACAATTCGATCCATCTACTCAACCAATACCGCCTCTGCCGTCATACCAAACCGGACGATAGCCACAGCCAAGCCATGGCCCATGCCATTGGAACCATTACACCCGCTGTTCTGGCAACAACCATGCTGCTCGTCGCCGGTCTCGGCATGACCCAATTGAGTTCTCTTCCCTCGGTTATTCTGTTCGGGCAGCTCGTCATAACCGCCTTATTTGTGGCGCTTTTGGCTGATCTCTATATCCTCCCGAGTTTCCTGCTTGCCCTCGACAGGAGGTCCGAAAAAAGACCCGAATAA
- a CDS encoding RluA family pseudouridine synthase, which yields MSEPAHPPSLTPPLVDYQPPQEPYLSVLFADEHITLVDKPAGLLSVPGKDPAHWDCLEYRAQQQLGDARIVHRLDMDTSGIMVLAMNADSHRNLGRQFEKRKTKKSYIARVWGRMVEEEGCIDLPLICDWPNRPKQMVCFERGKPARTDWQVLSRNEESSLVRLTPHTGRSHQLRVHMLSLGHVILGDRFYAQGGALVAADRLMLHAERLGLIHPAKGEWMDFESPCPFK from the coding sequence ATGAGTGAACCAGCCCATCCGCCCAGCCTGACACCGCCGCTTGTCGATTATCAGCCGCCGCAGGAGCCTTATCTGTCGGTGCTGTTTGCCGACGAGCATATCACGCTTGTCGACAAGCCGGCCGGTTTGTTGAGCGTACCGGGCAAGGATCCGGCCCACTGGGATTGTCTTGAATATCGCGCCCAGCAGCAGCTTGGCGACGCGCGGATCGTCCATCGGCTCGATATGGACACGTCCGGGATCATGGTCTTGGCAATGAATGCCGACAGTCATCGCAATCTGGGGCGGCAGTTCGAGAAAAGAAAGACCAAGAAAAGCTATATTGCGCGGGTTTGGGGCAGGATGGTCGAGGAAGAGGGCTGTATTGACTTGCCGCTCATTTGCGACTGGCCGAACCGTCCCAAACAAATGGTCTGTTTCGAGCGGGGCAAGCCTGCCAGGACCGATTGGCAGGTGCTAAGCCGGAATGAGGAGAGCAGTCTGGTGCGCCTCACGCCCCATACGGGACGCTCCCACCAATTGCGGGTTCATATGCTCAGTCTGGGGCATGTCATTTTGGGGGATCGCTTTTATGCTCAAGGAGGCGCGCTGGTGGCTGCGGATCGCCTGATGCTCCATGCGGAGCGACTGGGGCTCATCCATCCCGCAAAAGGTGAGTGGATGGATTTTGAGAGCCCCTGTCCTTTCAAATAG
- a CDS encoding metal ABC transporter substrate-binding protein, translating to MVAMMVVVLPIQAAFAAEKTFKVVTTFTVFADMARNIAGDVAEVESITKPGAEIHNYQPTPRDLIRGQGADLILWNGLNLELWFERFFQNLRDVPSVVLTEGIKPMSINSGPYAGKPNPHAWMSVSDGLIYVENIRKALVKYDPEHGDIYNRNAEIYKDKIRAISDPIRNALAVIPDDKKWLVTSEGAFSYLARDFGLKELYLWPINADQQGTPKQVKRVIDTIRAEGIPVIFSESTVSDKTAKQVAEETGIKYGGVLYVDSLSEADGPVPTYLDLLNVTAQTIADGLTSE from the coding sequence ATGGTGGCGATGATGGTCGTTGTGTTGCCAATACAGGCGGCCTTTGCGGCTGAGAAAACATTCAAAGTGGTGACAACCTTTACGGTCTTTGCCGACATGGCGCGCAACATTGCAGGCGATGTGGCCGAGGTGGAATCGATCACAAAGCCGGGAGCCGAGATCCACAATTATCAGCCCACGCCGCGTGACCTGATCCGCGGACAGGGAGCGGACCTCATTTTGTGGAATGGCCTTAATCTGGAGCTTTGGTTCGAGCGGTTTTTCCAGAATTTGCGCGATGTGCCCAGCGTCGTGCTGACCGAGGGTATCAAGCCGATGTCAATCAATTCCGGGCCGTATGCGGGCAAGCCGAATCCCCATGCCTGGATGTCGGTTAGTGACGGGTTGATCTATGTGGAAAATATCCGCAAAGCGCTGGTCAAATATGACCCCGAACATGGCGACATTTATAACCGCAATGCAGAAATCTATAAAGACAAGATCCGGGCCATTTCAGATCCGATCCGCAACGCTCTGGCGGTGATTCCGGATGATAAAAAATGGCTGGTGACCAGTGAAGGGGCCTTCAGTTATCTGGCACGGGATTTCGGGCTCAAGGAGCTCTATCTCTGGCCGATCAATGCGGACCAGCAGGGCACACCCAAGCAGGTGAAACGGGTGATCGACACGATCAGGGCCGAGGGCATTCCGGTGATCTTTTCCGAAAGCACCGTGTCGGACAAGACCGCCAAACAGGTGGCCGAGGAGACCGGGATCAAATATGGTGGTGTTCTGTATGTGGATTCCCTGTCCGAAGCCGATGGGCCGGTGCCGACCTACCTTGATCTTTTGAACGTGACAGCACAGACCATCGCGGATGGGCTGACAAGCGAATAG